In Humulus lupulus chromosome 7, drHumLupu1.1, whole genome shotgun sequence, the following are encoded in one genomic region:
- the LOC133790613 gene encoding uncharacterized protein LOC133790613 — protein sequence MESTNDVLTTVPTPSNECEQMPRTVLTTELPCIPRVITTNTVAKSKVTIRSPLSVIDQIKDWLSNSDNVVFKHYTQLGRLLDLDTRGSFPGTLANQVVLRMVDCQKRHELWFFINGKPMRFYLQEFSIVSGLYTGGGPTPEEMKVVSFENNLNKKYFNDKMSIKIEDIASALDSISKECRTKDRVKLCFIYLLNAFIIMSSPGSIVDLKWLQLVDKLDIFDKYCWGKLAYEKLIEQIKKKYMKNNPTEKEIKWNFFSYPWIFLIWICEAMPKLGDMVGQRIPIFFDGLVGK from the exons ATGGAATCAACCAATGATGTATTAACTACAGTTCCCACACCATCAAACGAATGTGAACAA ATGCCCAGAACTGTATTAACGACAGAGCTTCCTTGTATACCCCGTGTCATTACTACTAATACAGTTGCAAAATCTAAAGTTACCATCAGATCTCCGCTGAGTGTAATAGACCAAATAAAAGATTGGCTTTCAAATTCTGACAATGTCGTTTTTAAACATTACACCCAGTTGGGTCGTTTGTTGGACCTCGACACTCGAGGCTCTTTCCCTGGCACTTTAGCAAACCAGGTAGTTTTGAGGATGGTAGATTGCCAAAAGAGGCATGAGTTATGGTTTTTTATTAATGGCAAACCTATGAGGTTTTATCTCCAAGAGTTTTCAATAGTATCTGGATTGTACACTGGTGGTGGACCAACACCTGAAGAAATGAAGGTTGTTTCTTTTGAGAACAATTTAAATAAAAAGTACTTCAATGACAAGATGTCTATTAAAATAGAGGACATAGCTAGTGCTCTAGATAGCATATCGAAAGAATGTAGGACTAAGGACAGAGTGAAGTTGTGCTTTATCTATTTGCTCAACGCATTTATAATAATGTCAAGTCCTGGTTCGATAGTAGATCTTAAATGGCTACAACTAGTGGACAAGCTAGATATATTTGACAAATATTGTTGGGGGAAGCTGGCATATGAGAAACTAATAGAGCAAATCAAGAAAAAATATATGAAGAATAATCCCACTGAGAAGGAGATTAAGTGGAACTTCTTTAGTTATCCTTGGATATTTCTG ATATGGATTTGTGAAGCAATGCCAAAGTTGGGCGACATGGTAGGACAAAGAATCCCAATATTCTTCGATGGCTTGGttggaaaataa
- the LOC133790615 gene encoding ATP synthase subunit O, mitochondrial-like, producing the protein MAFAGRMRSTLPLASKLITSDSLATASRSTPQRALLSPIFTDSEISRNFSTEAGKKEVKVKVPLALFGGCGNYASALYVAAVKTNALDKVESELNDLVEASKKSPVFSQFTKDPSVPAKTRVSAIDDICIQAKLSDVTKNFLVIVAANGRLRYIDSIAKKFEELTMAHRGEVRAIVTTVIPIPPEEEKELKDALQDIIGHGKKVILEQKIDTSILGGLVVEFDRKVFDMSIKTRARQMERFLREPINIGNL; encoded by the exons ATGGCGTTCGCAGGTCGTATGAGATCGACTCTCCCACTCGCTTCTAAGCTCATCACTTCAGATTCCCTTGCCACTGCCAGTAGATCAACCCCTCAAAGAGCTCTACTTTCCCCTATTTTCACCGATTCCGAG ATCTCCAGGAATTTCTCAACTGAAGCTGGGAAAAAGGAAGTAAAAGTTAAG GTTCCATTGGCTTTGTTTGGGGGCTGTGGGAACTATGCCTCTGCTTTGTACGTGGCAGCAGTAAAAACTAATGCCTTGGATAAGGTTGAGTCTGAGCTTAATGATCTTGTCGAGGCTTCAAAGAAAAGTCCTGTGTTTTCTCAATTCACCAAGGATCCATCAGTTCCTGCAAAGACTCGAGTGAGTGCAATTGATGACATATGTATCCAAGCTAAACTTTCAGATGTTACAAAGAACTTCTTGG TTATTGTGGCTGCAAATGGTAGGCTAAGATACATTGACAGTATAGCAAAGAAATTCGAAGAGTTGACCATGGCTCACAGAGGTGAAGTGAGAGCTATTGTAACAACTGTCATT CCCATTCCACCTGAGGAGGAGAAAGAGTTGAAGGATGCATTGCAGGATATCATTGGTCATGGGAAGAAGGTTATTCTTGAACAGAAG ATTGATACCAGTATTCTGGGTGGGCTCGTGGTAGAATTCGATAGGAAGGTGTTTGACATGTCTATTAAGACTAGGGCGCGTCAAATGGAGAGGTTCTTGCGTGAGCCAATAAACATTGGCAACCTCTAA
- the LOC133790616 gene encoding protein DJ-1 homolog D-like — MAKCERRVLMLCGDYMEDYEAMVPLQALEAYGIAVDAASPGRKAGDVCRTAIHGSCGHQTFYEITGHNFTLNATFDEVEFSKYDGLVLPGGRAPEHLAMNPSVIDLVTKFSDSKRPIASVCHAPLILAAAGLAKGLKCTGYRTVGPVLVAAGAHWVESKKACITDGHHITAVTFESHPEFIRGFVQALGGNITGSDNKRILFLCGDYMETYEIKVPLQSLEALGCHVDAVCPNKKAGDICPTAVHEFEGDQTYSEKKGYNFTLTANFEGLELSSYDALVIPGGRAPACLRLDKTVIAMAKHFMEANKPVASIGLGQQILAAAGVLKGRKWTAYPAVKLDVVLGGATWLEPDPIHRCFTDGNLVTVAAWPGHPELVAQLMELLGIQVTF, encoded by the exons ATGGCGAAATGCGAGAGAAGGGTTTTGATGCTGTGCGGGGATTACATGGAGGATTACGAAGCTATGGTCCCTTTACAAGCTTTAGAGGCTTACGGAATCGCCGTTGACGCCGCCAGCCCCGGTAGGAAAGCCGGCGATGTTTGTCGCACTGCCATCCATGGCTCTTGTGGCCACCAG ACATTTTATGAAATAACAGGTCACAATTTCACACTGAATGCAACTTTTGATGAGGTTGAATTTAGCAAGTACGATGGATTAGTGTTACCAGGAGGACGAGCTCCAGAACATCTTGCCATGAATCCATCAGTTATAGACTTGGTGACCAAATTCTCTGACTCCAAAAGACCAATTGCCTCTGTTTGCCATGCACCGCTGATCTTAGCAGCTGCTGGCTTGGCTAAAGGTCTGAAGTGCACCGGTTATCGTACAGTGGGGCCTGTTCTTGTTGCTGCAGGTGCTCATTGGGTGGAGTCCAAGAAGGCATGTATCACTGATGGCCATCATATCACTGCGGTCACATTTGAAAGCCATCCAGAGTTCATTAGAGGTTTTGTCCAGGCTCTAGGAGGCAACATTACTGGTTCAGATAATAAAAGGATTTTATTTCTCTGTGGG GATTACATGGAAACTTACGAGATTAAAGTTCCTTTACAGTCTCTTGAAGCTCTAGGGTGCCATGTTGATGCAGTTTGCCCCAACAAGAAGGCTGGTGATATTTGTCCAACCGCTGTGCATGAGTTTGAAGGTGATCAAACATACAGTGAAAAGAAAGGCTATAATTTCACATTGACTGCTAACTTTGAAGGTTTGGAGTTATCAAGTTATGATGCTCTTGTCATCCCTGGAGGACGAGCTCCGGCGTGTCTACGACTGGATAAGACAGTCATTGCCATGGCGAAGCACTTTATGGAAGCCAACAAGCCTGTTGCATCCATCGGCCTTGGCCAGCAAATTTTAGCTGCTGCTGGTGTCCTCAAG GGGAGGAAATGGACTGCATACCCAGCTGTGAAACTTGACGTGGTTTTAGGAGGAGCAACTTGGTTGGAACCTGATCCAATCCATCGTTGCTTCACAGATGGAAATTTGGTGACTGTAGCAGCTTGGCCAGGGCACCCTGAGCTTGTTGCTCAGTTGATGGAATTGCTTGGCATTCAAGTAACATTTTAA